atttttgtaatttaacattaaattttttaatttattattttgatttgatagacgttatttatattatttacaaattaatttgttatatctatttatcaaattatttaagttaaattaatattttttttataaaataggcttataaatgaacaaattagtgtgccaattgaaaaaaaaatatgaatgagtGTACGAACAAAATTGTTCTTTATTTGTGAAATTATTCATacatttgatgaaatatttggTTAAAGTCAAatcttactattttaaataaatagaaacaatttattaaaattcttttggtaatttattttttgaattatttactttttaaagtaATCATTTTATTAGGttcaagtcaaataaaaaaaattattattgtttagttggttaaaaagatAAACTCcatctttttataatttgatttttctccATTACATATTTTATAGATTCATTTTTCTTACACTAAGATCAAAAATCCTgtaattctaattttttggatatattcattcaaaatattttttatattacaatttcacaaaataagatattgatttaatattaaataattcactttAAACTAAATTAGTTAAAAGAACCATTTAGTTTTGGAAATGGATGAAGGGATGGTTTTGAATAGTTTTATTCAGagaaattttgatatattgaaaATTCTTATAACGATTTTGAATAAGATTtgaagtaaaataattaaacattacaTTTTTAACCATTATAACTCAAATGGTAAAAATTCACTTAAAATACAAAAGGTCTCGAAATAGATTTctactaaaaaaaaatgacaataagTGTGAGTTGAAATCAAtgtattaactttttaaaataaaattcaattttttttttctttgaaagaGTACATgtgatttataatttatctatgTTTGGAAGTTGATCAAGAAAATTAAAGACTAAAATTTTTGTTCACATATGCAATAATATTTTTGTCCAATTACTAAAAAAGCTAAGcacttaattattatattctttcTAACCTTCTTTCCCATCAGAATTAAGGCAGGACAAAAAGTCTGTTTTACTATATAAGGCCAACCCGACCCAGTACCCATGTCCGATTGTTGTGTCATACAACTCGGGATGACAATCGGCGAATTTAGACGAGAAATGCATTTATCATGAACCATTTCCTGTCTTACacacctttcaaacaatttttcccaaactacccactttttcattcacattcccaaactacccacctttctctctcaaaatcattaatcaactcattaattaactcactctctatcttaacctactaattaactcactctctctctctctaaacccattaattaattcctctctctttcaactattaattaatatcctcacttttaaactattaattaattcaattgaaatatattatataaatattaaaataaaataacacatatgtttgatttttatttaaatctataaatataatatatatagttcaaattaaatacagtaaattaaataatttaaatagctattataaattaaaataaaatagaatacattacataaacgaTAAACACgggaacttgaaataaaatatattacataaacattaaaataaaatacattacatcacaataaaatatataacataaacattacaataaaataaaatacataataaatattaattacgttcaatatacaataaaatgcatattttatctttataattcaattttttttatatttgaaactgCGACGTTTAATGACCTTCAAAATGGTCAAACTTATTGTCAAAGATcaagagaattatttgaaactgtTGAGAAAAGAACATCATCACACAAGATTATTTCATACAATGAACAAAGAGGAGTCTTCGAAATCGTTACTGCACAATACAGAACCATAAATGGATATTGGAAGGGTGGTAACAAACATAATGTGGATTTATATAGAGGTTTTTGCTCTTGTGGAAAATGGAGTAGAtatcataaaattgaattataaagataaaatatgcattttattgtatattgaacgtgattaatatttattatgtattttattttattgtaatgtttatgttatgtattttattttgatgtaatgtattttattttaatttttatgtaatatattttatttcaagttcccgtttatgtattctattttattttaatttataatagctatttaaattatttaatttagtgtatttaatttgaactatatatattatatttatagatttaaataaaacatatgtgttattttattttaatatttatataatatattttaattgaattaattaatagtttaaaagtgaggatattaattaatagttgaaagagatagaagagttaattaatgagtttagaGGGAGAGAGGGAGTTAATTAGTGAGTTAAgatagagagtgagttaattaatgggttgattaatgatttagagagagaaaggtgggtagtttgagaatgtgaatgaaaaggtgggtagtttgggaaaaattgtttgaaaggtgggtagaaCAAGAAATGGTTCCATTTATCATCCCGTTCTGTTTTACTTCAAGATTGTTTTTTACTACTGTCCCGTCATATTTGATTTCGGTAAAATCCTGCTTACCTTgtttatactatattatatatataaaaatatatataagtaactttgttaatatatatatatatatatttatttatttatttattgtaatatattgaaaattcatcttttataaaataaaacttaaaatttttataaaaatataaaaataaataaatatattaattatttttttatatttaattgtgtttatagatTCGGGAAAAAATTATGGTGAAATCAGGATGAGAGACAAAAATACCATCTCGATCAAATCGGAAAAAAAATCGCCCATAAAGAGACAATTCAGATAAAAATCGCAACACAAATTATATTTGTCATCACTGTCTACACCACCATCTTTGTTTTAGGATTATACTCAGATTCAACTCATAATTTGCAATCTTATAGttttataagttaattaatttgacCATAATAGTGGTGTGTCATCTAGTCCtacttaattcaaaaaaatatgttatttaatttgaatcatCATGATTTTTATGTGCGAgtctttttcattaaaaaaaaggatCATTCAATAATAGaagtttatattaaataaggattatattattaaatgatatatcTGAAGAGTTTTGTTGCTAACTTATTTGTTGAACATAACAGGAAATCTATATTAcaacaaatacaaataatatattatgtgtGTAgcaatatttgaatatataattgagCTTCTTTGAAAAACATGAATCATTATCTATTTCATGACTGTTAAgtatattttatgatatttttatataaatttaattatttataaataacatattagtttattttaaagtaatttgaAGTTTTTATTGGTATATTCTGATTTAAACATATTTGGATTTGAATAGAAAAGACGTGACGTGAATGGAGTTAGTTTAGAAGTATGGGAGCAGTTACAATTCAAATTCATTTCAACCGAATGAATGAATGAGTGATCATGGATGGATAAAGGAACAAACATCATGGTCTTTGATTGTCGTCATTATCCTCTTTTCTTGTACCCATCATTTCATGTTAAATCATGATCTACAAATAACATACCGATCAAATCATGAAGGTGGTTCGATTCCGAAGAGAATAAATGTCACCGGTTCAAGGAGTTATCCTCGTTAAGGATCCAAAAACGGATATATGTTAGGTTAAGGTTGGCTTGAGcacacatttaaaaaaaaaaaaaaaattacgttacAAAACGTGACATTACCcttgtatttttaattacttttatctaaaaaaaagacaaaaacttACGTTTATCCAATATCATTTTAtccataattattttgttatttttttaagctcacactattttttttttcaagtttaaactcatcaaaaaaaaaatatatattattatttttacgaTAATAATGTGGCATGACTCATAATTTTCTAAactgttttaattattttactatttgtttatcttattcttaaaactaataaaaaaaaattacaaaaatgatATAGACAGGCTAGTTTAATaacttgtttttaaaatataatagacTCTAATAGTTggtcttaattttaattttaagaataattcaTCTACGAAGGAAAAATTAtgatattcatttaataattatacaaacatgggagaaaaataaaaatgcaccaattaaacattaaaataaaaataaaatgcgAACATGATGCCTAACAAATTATTGAACTTGAGCGATGAAATCTCCGAATCGAACCTTATCATATAGcgttgaaaatattaatttaaaaaaaatatttactttgtTTAATAGCTTatttaatattgataaaaaaggagaaaataattatgcattcaattattaaaatttaaattttataaaaatcattaatttaattacttgaTTGTTAAGAATATATGTGTTGCAATAAGTATTcacaattcatttaaaaaaaacagttaatactaatcaaaataattcaaacaataattaatgtgtcacttttttaaattttgatttgaattacaattaaataattttgaaataaattgttaatattttattaggtaTTGATGTTACGTACTTatatgtttgaaaattgatttattttaagaattttaaatgatttattttattattattattttatttaaaactggGTATCACAATACCAGCAAGAATGATATCTCTCCAAAGttccttttataaaattaggaaaaaatcaaacaagtccttagCGAAGTTCAACGTGGGCTGATCGTGGAGCAGAAAAATGACTCATTTTATTGGGCCTTAAATAAATCTATCAGGCCTAAAGAATACTTCCAACTTAACTATATATTGggcaaaatgaaaataataaatattttcatgaaatcaaaatttattttctgaaatttactcatattattttgttgtgattatcttcttaaaataattatttatcttaaaatcagttttattaaataatttttttatagataaaatagGACAATTTAAAACTAGTATTTAATAACAATGAttatatagatattttattcttaaaatgtcAACTTCTCATAAccataaaacaaatgaaaactCATAGATTATAgtaaatttaattgaatatataactgAGGAACTGCAACtcatatataaattcaattttaaattaatataatttatttgatataaaattaggCTTTATTATAATGATTATAAATCCTTCCCCttgttaaaacttaaaactaTTAACAGTTATTTGATAAAGTTGATAACTATGATTATTAACCGTTCTTACAAtacacaaataaacaaaattaaatatataacaacattaatacatttatttatttatttttattttataataattttttttataataatataatttttcataatattatcatatatattatataaaatattttttatatataatttattatataaaatattttacattagaATCCGACCTCATCCATAATTACAAGTactaaaataaaacatcaaaatttagtaatttatatattaaaatatttattaatggataattttaataaaaaagaatctcaactacaaatataattaacaaaaacaaaatataaattgggttcaaatttaatatcattttgtcatataattatttatttatttaaatataatataaataattattcaagaatttcatttaattagataaaatgatgtttaatgtGAAATTTGTATGGATGATATATGCAAATTTCGAGTAACTTGTTGTATGTGTCATGATGAGTTGAATCAACATCTTCTTTGAATTGACGAGATGACTATTATTAGGATTACTAAATGATATTGGAGTCTTTGAGTAATTGTTAAGGGTATGGTTTAATGCTATTTTGGTACACTATCTAATTAGAGAGAAATCCTCaaacattcaatttttttaatgtagagAATGATCTAAGGATTAAAGTTGGGTGGGCTTGAAATTTTTTGGCatggatttaaaatatatttataaaaattatgaatgaaacaagtagattatcttatatttttttcctattttaataattagaaaaaataatgaattaaattaaaaatataaaaaattaaggggttatatcacatttttatggtaaatattttttttgtgccCCCATCTATCTCGTTTGATGCTTATTTGTATCAATCATagttctattattattactataagaactaaaattttacatacctcaatttaaaaaatttaaaataattattttgatcaaataaaatcaaaattattaaaattatgccCAAAACACAAATAATCCAAAATtgtcataataattaatctcaatTAATGAAGATAATgatcaagaaaaataaataaaataatttgagataaatgttgtattcattttatcacaaataaatttaaaaaagttaaaaaaaattaaaataaataatttaggatacatattgtatccattttatctcaaataaattattaattaaaacccaaaaatatacaaaataaaataaataaacaaaataaatgtgtatttattaaaaataaataaattatattttgtaagttaaaaaTGGAGAAAAATGTATTGAAAAACAATCAATTTCAAACCATCTCTAATGCTGGAAAATGATGGAATTTGATGCAgctaaaataaagagaaattagtaCAACATACCTCACAGCCATCGGATGAGCACTGGTTGTCATTCAACGCTCATTAGTCATCCGCGCTGCCCGCTGCAATAGAAGAGATGCGCGTTCGCGAAGCAACAAAACAACTAATGTGCGCCTCAACGTCGTTAGCACAGACGCAACGGAACGCACAAGAGCAAACATAACGCGGACGAAACGCCCAGGCATCTGTGCTTTGGCCCGAAACGACGCCATTTCTCTTTaagtttgtcttcttcctcgcaaCGAACGACAATGATGAACAACCgagatttttaatttctcaaagatggaactccgACATTAGTCCACCAAATCGGCTGATTCAAAAGTTGAAATGCTCATTTCACCTACGATCATAGGCCTCATCATTACATGATCGATCAAGTTGAATGGAGAACAAACAAAacgccattaatgacttttgactgAAATTCGATACACTTGGTCGATCAACCGACCTTgtgaggctataaatagcctccttTGAGAATATCAAAGATAAATAATCCAACCACAAGCCCTCAATCACTCCCAAGAGTAATCcactattaaaattttcaagttttttctgaaatttttgtGTAAGACTGTAATGCCTAGATCTATGCATTCCTAAAGCTTCTAGAAGAGTTCAGGAGTGCTCTCCAACTTATAGTAAGTCTCCAATCATACTGTAATTcgatatacaaatttaaatttaaattttatattttagtttgacCGATCTTATATACTGTCTGATTGTTCAATTTCTTGATTGAGATCTTAATAACATTTATAAGTTTTATGTCGAAACAAAACTGAATCAATTAACTTaaatcaaaataccaaaatttgattttgaaaattttcaaaatcgagTTTTTGTATTACTCAAGAACGACAACCCATAAACCTTTCTAATATGTTTCTAAGAATGTTAGGAACATATTCAAACCAATTCCATGCCATCCTGATCAcgtttaaaaattttaattcttgaatgggttaaaacaaatatgaattgttcatattttagttttatttgatcTTATAAGATATAATGAATTTATTGGCAaaactccttacacttcatcaaaccttaaaaattaaaaacccgTTTTTTTACCTCAAAACTGTTTAAGTTGAATAGAGCATCATCCTGGTCGAATGATGCATCaaaatgatgttataaatgatcattgGGAATAGGAGAAGCTCTTCATGCCCTTTGACCAACGTATCACTATTAGGGCCCCAATAAAACCTGtaatttgatgttcttgacgACCGACCGAGAGTCTATCTAacctataatttttaaaacactttcataaaaaatattttgataaatgcatgtttgagatttatttttagatcatAATCTCTTGAGCTGATGTTTTTCAGATATTTCCCTCAGCAATCGTCGACATCAATCATAGGTGTCAGCATttgaatattatttgtaattttaaatgcaataaaaatatgtgcatgtctaggacttgaaaaataattggttaaataaaatcaatttctcaaaaaccaaaattttataaattaaataccATTCTTTAATGGGTACGAAGTAGATAGTGTGTAAAACAAttttcgagtatcaccaaacatcgaactcaaaaaacatatttattaaatatacatttatatacctatataaaacacttttattgattttaaataaaaaacaattggtgactttttcatcaaataatttttttgtaaaattaattatttttaattaatttaaacacatattttccttaatcaaattattattttattatcttaaatctaacaaattatttaagattcaatcaaaattaatcatggttataattaatttcaaaatgtcatacatatttaataatttttttaaaaataatatttttattaaaaagatttttaacTGAAATTGAAATTTCTCGAATCTTAAATTTTTTCGGAACAATAAATTTTTGGGattaattgtatttttctaataactacgagtttgataacttcttcgaaaatagttatatatatatatttttatttatttaatgtttttgatgtgttttgtaatgatgaaatataaaaataataaaattgaatcatCAAAACCTAATAGGTCATTAAATGAAGAATGAGGAGATTATGGGGGTTCGATCATCTGCGCGTGCTATCTTCCTTCTCTCTGACTCTCCCTCCCTGCGCTGTAATGGTGGAGACTTGAGATGATATTTCTGTGGAGAGAGAAcaagaagacgaagaagaagaagtaaatactaaaaatcACCACTTgcaaaaaaagaagagaaagaaagaaagaaagagacaacacaaggaagaagaagaagaagagagagataCAAGACACCGCCTTTTCCTCCATTTTGCACACATCTCAAACACCCacttctctcttttctctacATATAAGCCTAGATCATGCTGCTACAGatacaagaaagaagaagaagaggtcGTTTTCACAGCAACGGCTACTAATAATCGCGATTCGTGAGCCACATTCACATTTTGAACACTGATTTCACCTTTAATGGATTACGGAAATCACAGGTTTTACTAACTTACTCTCTGATCTCCTCTTAACCCAATCGAAATCTCGATAATGTGCATTTGTTTGATGGGTCATTAAATCACTTTATTTCCCTTGATATTGGAATCTCGATTCATATTTGGTAATGAACGGCTCTTCTGACTTCTCTTATCTTTTCAATAAATGTGTCGGAAGACTCAGAACTCTTTGTGTTTGATGCATGCACAAATTTGATGGGACCTAGCACTAAATATGCAATTAATGTGAGATTCAATTTCTGTATTTCTGGCTCATGAACCCTAAATATGTTCACAGTCAAATGTGGGGTTGGCAAGGAGAGGATTTTGACATCCAAAAGGAGAGCAATTTAGGTAAGattcttcttttttgttttgttttgtttatggATTGAAAATTTGTCTATTGATGATGGGATTTGACTGGGGTTTCAGCAGATATATCTCATTGTGCATGGAATGAAGTAAACCAGGGTAAAGATTGTTTCTCTTATATGCAAGAGGATGATGAATCAACACCGGTTAGGGCATGTGCTGATTTGGCTTACCATGTTGCAGCTGCAGCAGACATTGGTATATAAACTCTTGTTTAATTTCCAAGGAGGAAGATTGAAACAGTCTCATTTTTCGACATCATGGGTGAATGAATTAATGAATTGCAGGAAATGTGAACAAGAACTTGGAAGAAACCAGAGAGATGATGAATTCTTCACAGTCAAAAAGACGCAGAATGTTGCAATTTGATAATGAATTTGTAGGCAAATCATCTCTGTGCAGTGAGACACCTTCTACTTTCCTAAAATCAAAGGTAGTTTTGAACTATGAACAAGAGAATGtgataaataaatcaaaaaattactCGTTTCCTTGGATGATGTTACTGACATTAGAGAAGTTTTTTGTTTTTAGGATCGAGAGGATTTGCTTGGAGATGCTTTGACGGAATGGGTTTCGGTTTTTGCAGGTTTGTGAAtgtaatttaagaaatatggtTATAATAGACTAATGGTGTTGATTATGATTGTAGAAGAGGAAGATATATCTATGTCTGGTTCTGATGGCCTTGATCAAACATCCGAGGGATGGCTAGCTGATTGCTTGAATGATCCTGACATCCATTCCACCTCTGAGATGATGTAAATTCTTCAATTCCTTcgattttttatgaaattgcAACTCTCCATTATGAAATTCCTTTGGTTGAAACTTTTTCAGGAATTTATCTGATCCATCTAATGATGTCCACATTGAAGTTACTGGTATGGTTTTTGCtgatataatttgttttttcacaACAATTCTTATACTCAATTTTTTGTAGAGATGAGCCAAACTCCACCACCCGAGTATGAAGCCACGGTTGTTCAAAAGCATCATAAGGAAGTTCGTCCAAACGTTATTTTCAAAGGTTTTCTTTCCCCCCTTGAATCTGACCACTTGAGTTATCCTATTGTATTGTGTTTAAAACAAATACTTTGCATTCTAGGTAGGAAGTCGTATATCCGAACACCAATGAAGATGGCTTCATCTGTGGTATATCCATTTGCATTCGTTAAACCATGTGGAGCTCATGGAGATGTAACACTTAAAGACATAAACCAGCGGATTCAAACTCCTCCACCCGAGAAATCAATACAAGGAAAAGACGATCCCAGTTCTTCCTACCCGACTTCAGCCTTTTCTGGTAAGCCGGTTGTTGGAAAAACTAAAATTCGGACCGAAGGAGGGAAAGGAAGCATAACCATCATGAGGACCAAAGGTTGAGAATTGTAGTTTAATGTTGTTTTTGGTAAATAACCTGTCAATGTTatctttcttaatctaattaGAGAGATTGATGGTCATGTCTAAGAGATCATCAATCAAATCTTAAGGTCTTTAATTTGTTGTTATTATGGTTGGGAATTGGAaacattgttgttgttgtgtttcTTTAGTGTTAAAACTAatgttgtaatatattatatatatatatagttgcaGGTTGTAAAAGCTCACTATATATTCTGTTTAGTTTGAATGTTATTGATAGATAGATGCTTGTTGTCTGTTTTGTGGTGTTTTATGTGCATTTCTAAGGAATGGCACATTTGCTTTATTGCAGCCTTTGAAAAGAAAAAGGTGAAAAGTTAAAGCTTGTCAATAGGAATAATAATGTTAAGTCTACTTGCCCATACTTTTGTGTCTTTTATAATGGTTATGAAGTATGGGCATTCAATATATCAATAGTTATGTTGACccaatttgaatcaaaatatttgatatttttgtttttggataAGAATGGGTAACCGCATCATACCGTGGGTACCCGATAATTgagttcgggtattttaaatttgttgttGAGGATAAGAAATCTGCGAAATTTGAACCCGATacttgattatattaatattaattttatttaattcaagtTTAATGtgtgatttttcaaatatttcgtcattacaaatatcattataaatacATCGTTTAATTTAGTCTTTTTCATACTCCACTTCAAATATCATCCTAAATACAATACACtcctaactttattttttttttatatttccaaaaaattatttctctacataaatttttatctccaacttttattttaataacaaaatattacttctctcattattttaatatttaatctctaattatttttcaactttttttctttcctctAGTTTATCATCTTCGATATctacaaaaataagtatttaggtagataatatttttatttttatatttaatatttcgatattactaattttaaaattatttattaaacttatattttttttcttgaatctttataatcttataagttttttaatgaGGTAATGGATATCCAACAAATCGGAGAGGAGGATAGGTCAAGTTTGAAGTCGGGTAGTGAAATGAAAATCGAGTTTGAGGATGAGTACTTTACTACCCGATGAGTAGGGTACCCGTTTTCATCCTTATTTTGTTTATAGGATTTTTATACAAGAAAAAAAGTTTATCTAGTAAGTTCTTGATTTAGTATAACAGAACTTAGTAGAAccgaatttaaatttatcaaataaataccGATTCGCGACAATTAGGGATGGTCGTGGTTATCATCACCGCCTTTTACATTGaggatttttttttactatcatattctttaaaaaggtaatttttttatataatttttttttaatattatatatattataatatattacaaatttacattagtttaaacaaataaacttaaaatttttataaaatatgtataataaataaatatattattaatgttatatatttaattgtgtctATTATTATTCGGAATGAAATTGGGGCTGcgacacaaatatcatctcgTTCCTATCCTAATCAACTACGGgttaaaacagaaaaaaaattcacataaCAACAATTTGAATTGAAAACCGCGGGAACAAATTACAATTGTCATCCCTAATGACAACCGAATCACACCCATAATGGTAGGGGTAGTAAATAATTGGATCGGACCGATagtgaatttaaatttattaaccgATGGAGATGATGAGATAGAGTGAACTTACCATCCACACCCccattttaattgataaattcttcttattatcattctatcatattatttaaaaatatttattttctatgataaaattatatttttatataatatatattaaaacttcatattatttaaaaaaaaacttataacactaataaaatattaagaataaacaaatatattaattatattatatattagtttgtaTTTATTAATGGGTGATAACATAAATTAGTTTAAACCCAGGTAAAATAGTTTCAAAACTTTAgcaatttgaatataaaatggagacatttgaaatcaattttttgtttgtttgtttaccTTTAAATGGTCCATGCAATTTCTAAacctaaagaagaagaagaagaagaatgaaacaGAGAGCAGATAATGGAAAACTCACAGTTTGAAAATCAGAAGATATCAAGAATCTCAACGACGAAGCCATTGCAAAGAGGACAAGTCGTACCTCTTTGTACCCAAAGCTCCCTAGAGCATAATCTGCAGAATGCATGTCCACATGGAACGAAAGCCGCACCCTTATGACTCACCATACAAACAGAGCATATGCTATATTCTACAGATTCATCTGAATCCCCATctccatcttcttcatcatcatcatcctcatcatcatcttcattgaAATCCAGTAAAGCCATCAGAGACGTACTCTCCTCATGAGTtcccttctcctcctcctcccccTCTTCGCTTCCCTCACTCGAAACTTCAGGGAATTCGTCTCCCGCTATGTTCAACGAACTATATCTCTTCGAAGCCGGTGCAGGTACGCGACTCGAGTCACGACGAACCATTTGTGGACGGTTGATTGGAATTAGAGCCGAATCAGACTCGATTTGATTGGAATTCTCTCCCGTTGTAATTTGATCAATCGGTTCATGAATTGGATCGGAAATGTTTAGCGTTGGAGGACGCCGAAACGATTGTGCTCCTGATGATACTGAACGGATGAGATTGGGAACGTTTACATCTGATACGGGAATTGTAATAA
This is a stretch of genomic DNA from Impatiens glandulifera chromosome 4, dImpGla2.1, whole genome shotgun sequence. It encodes these proteins:
- the LOC124934415 gene encoding protein XRI1 isoform X1, with product MDYGNHSQMWGWQGEDFDIQKESNLADISHCAWNEVNQGKDCFSYMQEDDESTPVRACADLAYHVAAAADIGNVNKNLEETREMMNSSQSKRRRMLQFDNEFVGKSSLCSETPSTFLKSKDREDLLGDALTEWVSVFAEEEDISMSGSDGLDQTSEGWLADCLNDPDIHSTSEMMNLSDPSNDVHIEVTEMSQTPPPEYEATVVQKHHKEVRPNVIFKGRKSYIRTPMKMASSVVYPFAFVKPCGAHGDVTLKDINQRIQTPPPEKSIQGKDDPSSSYPTSAFSGKPVVGKTKIRTEGGKGSITIMRTKG
- the LOC124934415 gene encoding protein XRI1 isoform X2; this translates as MDYGNHSQMWGWQGEDFDIQKESNLDISHCAWNEVNQGKDCFSYMQEDDESTPVRACADLAYHVAAAADIGNVNKNLEETREMMNSSQSKRRRMLQFDNEFVGKSSLCSETPSTFLKSKDREDLLGDALTEWVSVFAEEEDISMSGSDGLDQTSEGWLADCLNDPDIHSTSEMMNLSDPSNDVHIEVTEMSQTPPPEYEATVVQKHHKEVRPNVIFKGRKSYIRTPMKMASSVVYPFAFVKPCGAHGDVTLKDINQRIQTPPPEKSIQGKDDPSSSYPTSAFSGKPVVGKTKIRTEGGKGSITIMRTKG
- the LOC124936683 gene encoding zinc-binding protein A33-like, with amino-acid sequence MEMKEGETRRNGLAGLSLSTILGEGEKPLSPGNRTLLDIISDDPNSGFKKNKKNWTAFKDMIRLQRAGVAWTSIITIPVSDVNVPNLIRSVSSGAQSFRRPPTLNISDPIHEPIDQITTGENSNQIESDSALIPINRPQMVRRDSSRVPAPASKRYSSLNIAGDEFPEVSSEGSEEGEEEEKGTHEESTSLMALLDFNEDDDEDDDDEEDGDGDSDESVEYSICSVCMVSHKGAAFVPCGHAFCRLCSRELWVQRGTTCPLCNGFVVEILDIF